From the Leptospira congkakensis genome, the window GGGTCAATCGTGGGGAAATGTTTGCCCTTGTTTTGTTGCCACTTATGTTTTTAAGTGATCTATACAAGCCGGTTTACATTAGTTTGCCCTTTGTTTTGGTTTTTACTTATCTAACCGATCGATTGGTTTTGGTTTTAAAAAAGTACTTCGCTAGAAAACGTCCCCTAGTCAGTGTTATGGGAAAAGTGGATTCCAATCCAGATATGAAACATTCCTTTCCTTCGGCACATAGTGCAAATTCCATTGTTGTATCTACAATTTTAGTTTTTGCCTTTCATGAGACTCCGTATTTCTTTTTCTTCAGTTTGTTTGCTGGTGTGGGTAGACTTGTTACCTTACATCATTTTGTGAGTGATATTGTGGGAGGATGGATCATTGGTTTTGGAATTGGACTCAGCGCAGTTTTAATTCATTATTATCTTTGGCCTTTTGTTTTAACGTTATGAAACAGATTGGATATTTTATTTCATTTTTAATTGTTTATTTGTTTTATTTTCCATTTAAGGTTCTTCCGTATAAATGGTGTTTGGCGTATGGAATCTTTTTAACCAAACTCATTTATCCTCTTGATAAAAAACATAGAAAGGTTGCTGCCGATAACATTCGTTTTGCCTTTCCGGCTTATACTGAAGAACAAATTTTTAACTTGGTGAAGGCTCACTATCGTCATTTGGGTATCCTTCTTGCTCATACACTTTGGGCACCACGAATGACTCGAAAGTGGTTACAAGAAAACTTAATTGTTGATGCTGAAAGTTTACAAATTGAAGAAGAAACTAAAAAACAAGGAGTCGGAGTGATTTTGATTTCTGGTCACTTTGGCACTTGGGAAATTTTAGTTCAATTTTTAGGAATTCGTATGAAGGGTGGGGGAATCTACAAAAAAGTAAGAAACCCTTTTGTAGACTGGTTACTCCGTCGGATGAGATCCAAAAATGGTGTGGTTCTTGTTCCTGTACAAGAGTCCACGCAAGTCATCAAACTTCTCAAACAAGGATATTGGATTGGATTTGGTGCCGACCAAAATGCAGGTAAGGCAGGAATCTTTGTTCCGTTTATGAATAGACAAGCATCTACTTTTGTTGGCCCGGCCCTTATGGCTTACTTAACTGGTGCTAAGATGTTGTATTATTCTGTGTTAGCTGGCCAGGATGGGAAGGTGATTGTTCGTGTTAAGGATTTGGGTTTTGTAGATAAAAAACTATATCCATCAAAAGACGATGTGATTCGACATTATACAGAACTTTGGACGAAAACTTTGGAAGAGGAAGTGAAATTGTTTCCAGAGCAGTACTTTTGGGTGCACCGTCGTTGGAGAACCCAACCGCAGGCCATCGAAAACAATCAGTAATGGAAAGATTAGAAATTTAAAAGTAAAAGCCTAATCTTTCCAATGTTAATCTTAAATCTCGGAGTTATTCTCCGAGAAGTGCTAGTGTAGGTTTGTGACGAACCGCTCCATTTTCTGCAATCATACATGCATTAATGATTTCGTCTTCTAAGTTGATGTTGAATTGTTTTTCCTTATTCACAAAAAGTTTTAAGAAGTTCACAATATTCTTAGCATACATTTTACTTGCGTCCATTGGTTGGGTACTTTGAAGATTTGAATTTCCAATCACTGTGATACCTTTATAAACAATAGTTTTATCGTTTTCAGTCACTTCACAGTTACCACCATTTACGGCTGCTAAGTCAACAATCACAGAACCTTGTCTCATTTTATCTACCATATCTTTTGTGATGAGTAGAGGAGCTTTTTTTCCAGGAATGAGTGCTGTTGTGATAATGATGTCTGCTTTTTCAGCATACTTGGCAATGGCTTCTTTTTGACGGCGTTGGTAATCTTCTGATTGTTCAACCGCATAACCACCGGTATTTGATGCATCGGCTGCACCTTCTACTTCCACAAATTTTGCACCAAGTGACATACACTGTTCTTTGACTTCTGGTCTTGTATCAAATACGTCTACCACTGCTCCTAAACGGCGAGAAGTTGCAATGGCTTGGAGTCCTGCAACACCAGCTCCCAAAATAAGAACTCTTGCTGGAGTGATCGTTCCCGCAGCAGTCGTTAACATTGGGAAAAATCGGCTATAGTTGGAAGCGGCAAGTAAAACTGCTTTATATCCAGAAACAGTTGCTTGGCTACTGAGAACATCCATGGATTGTGCCCGAGTGATTCGTGGGATTGTGTCCATTGAGAAAATTTTAAAAGAAACGTTTGCGATTTCTTTTACTTTTTTAGGGAAAGCAAGAGGAGAAAGTGTAGCAATGTAGATTTTATCTTTGCCAATTTTTTTAGCGCTGGCTTCATCCAATGTATGGATGGATACAACGATATCTGATCCAGATAAAATTGAATCTCTTGATTCTACGGAAGCACCAACATCTTTATAATCTTGGTCGGAGAAAAACGCATTGTCCCCTGCAGTAGTTTCAACTGAAACAGTGAAACCTAACTTTTTTAGAGGGTCAACAACATCCGGAGTGATTGCCACTCTGTTTTCGTAAGATGGTTCTTTGATTACGCCTATTTTCATTTTATACTCTTTTGCTAAAATATTCGATGGTTTTTTTTACGCCTTCCACAAGAGGGACGGTCGTTGAATAATTCAATTTTTCTTTCGCCAAACCTAGGTTTGGTTTTCTTCTGGTTGGATCATCTTGCGGAAGCGGAAGGTAAATGATTTTAGATTTACTTCCAGTTTCTTTGATCACAAGTTCAGCCAATTCCTTTACAGTAAATTCTCCGTCGTTTCCTAAGTTGACTGGTCCAATGAAGTTGTCTGTGTTCATCATGGTAATGATCCCACGAACTAAATCATCTACATAACAAAAGGAACGAGTTTGGCTTCCATCACCGTAAATGGTTATGTTCTCTCCGCGTAACGCTTGTACAATAAAGTTACTCACAACACGTCCATCATCAGGAATCATTCTTGGCCCATACGTATTAAAAATACGAATCACTCGAATGTCTACCCCATGTTGGCGGTGGTAATCGAAACATAAAGTTTCGGCCACTCGTTTTCCTTCATCATAACAACTTCGAATGCCAATGGTATTTACATTCCCCCAATAGGATTCCGTTTGCGGGTGTTCAAGTGGATTTCCATAAACTTCCGAAGTACTTGCCTGGAGGATCCGAGCTTTTACTCGTTTGGCAAGACCAAGCATGTTTGTCATACCTAATACATTGGTTTTGATCGTTTTGATAGGGTTACTTTGGTAGTGAACAGGGGAGGCAGGACATGCCATATTGTAGATCTCGTCTACTTCCAACTTGATGGGATCCGTAATATCGTGGCGGATCAGTTCAAAATTCGGATGGGAAAGAAGGTGAATTAAGTTTTCTTTTCGTCCGGTGTGGAAATTGTCCAAGACGATGATTTGATTCCCCTCGTTCAGAAGTGTTTCTGCGAGATGGGAACCGATGAATCCGGCTCCGCCTGTGATAAGGATTCTTTTTGCCATTGAGATTCTATATTTATGAAGTCGGTGTCCTCGGCAAATGAAAATTTGCGTAAAGGACTAGGGGCCGTTGTCTTTAGGAGGGAAGTCTTGGAACAAATTTGGGGGCAAAACAATCCCACTTTCGGGATCTACGCCGCGTTTTTCCAACCAAAGTTTTGCTTCTGGGGAAAGTTCACCAGGGAACCTTTCAAATGACTCCTCCATTTCTGGAAAATCATGGGTTTCTTCATGACTAAGCGAACTTCGTAGAGACATAAAGATAATTCCGATACTGAGGAGAGACCAAAGGGTAGCAATCATGTAACCAAGGACTACAACAACGGTGGGAACTTCTTGGTTTTGCAAATCTTCGGGACCAAGACCCGCCATCCAGAACGCAAGGATACCTGCATCCGTTTCTGTTAATCGTTCTGCAAAGTCAGAAAGGTCATACAAAGAATAAAGAGAAATGCTCGTTCCTAAAAATACCAAGGAAAGGATTGAAATCGTTTCGCCTAACATTCCTGTGACAAGAATTCCCACACCCCAAAAGATTCCGGTAAGATAAGCAAGGTCTCCTAGTTTGGAATATAAAACACTGACAGAAATGAGAAACAAACCTAACAAAATCATTGTTTGGCGAGCGTGACGGCCTTGGAATCCGAGGCGAAGTAAAAATGCTCCTACAAGGGAAGAACCAATGTAACCCGCCGAAACGACTAAAATAAAGGAACCTCGAAAGGAAGCAGGGATGGCGATGGTTTCCCCACCTTCATTTCCATGCAGGGTGA encodes:
- a CDS encoding lysophospholipid acyltransferase family protein — translated: MKQIGYFISFLIVYLFYFPFKVLPYKWCLAYGIFLTKLIYPLDKKHRKVAADNIRFAFPAYTEEQIFNLVKAHYRHLGILLAHTLWAPRMTRKWLQENLIVDAESLQIEEETKKQGVGVILISGHFGTWEILVQFLGIRMKGGGIYKKVRNPFVDWLLRRMRSKNGVVLVPVQESTQVIKLLKQGYWIGFGADQNAGKAGIFVPFMNRQASTFVGPALMAYLTGAKMLYYSVLAGQDGKVIVRVKDLGFVDKKLYPSKDDVIRHYTELWTKTLEEEVKLFPEQYFWVHRRWRTQPQAIENNQ
- a CDS encoding UDP-glucuronic acid decarboxylase family protein, with product MAKRILITGGAGFIGSHLAETLLNEGNQIIVLDNFHTGRKENLIHLLSHPNFELIRHDITDPIKLEVDEIYNMACPASPVHYQSNPIKTIKTNVLGMTNMLGLAKRVKARILQASTSEVYGNPLEHPQTESYWGNVNTIGIRSCYDEGKRVAETLCFDYHRQHGVDIRVIRIFNTYGPRMIPDDGRVVSNFIVQALRGENITIYGDGSQTRSFCYVDDLVRGIITMMNTDNFIGPVNLGNDGEFTVKELAELVIKETGSKSKIIYLPLPQDDPTRRKPNLGLAKEKLNYSTTVPLVEGVKKTIEYFSKRV
- a CDS encoding M50 family metallopeptidase, with protein sequence MAEKPVKFVIFLSLILSLVAFWDHQFTSYLKEFVVLIHEICHATAALFSGGVVKGITLHGNEGGETIAIPASFRGSFILVVSAGYIGSSLVGAFLLRLGFQGRHARQTMILLGLFLISVSVLYSKLGDLAYLTGIFWGVGILVTGMLGETISILSLVFLGTSISLYSLYDLSDFAERLTETDAGILAFWMAGLGPEDLQNQEVPTVVVVLGYMIATLWSLLSIGIIFMSLRSSLSHEETHDFPEMEESFERFPGELSPEAKLWLEKRGVDPESGIVLPPNLFQDFPPKDNGP
- a CDS encoding Re/Si-specific NAD(P)(+) transhydrogenase subunit alpha, which codes for MKIGVIKEPSYENRVAITPDVVDPLKKLGFTVSVETTAGDNAFFSDQDYKDVGASVESRDSILSGSDIVVSIHTLDEASAKKIGKDKIYIATLSPLAFPKKVKEIANVSFKIFSMDTIPRITRAQSMDVLSSQATVSGYKAVLLAASNYSRFFPMLTTAAGTITPARVLILGAGVAGLQAIATSRRLGAVVDVFDTRPEVKEQCMSLGAKFVEVEGAADASNTGGYAVEQSEDYQRRQKEAIAKYAEKADIIITTALIPGKKAPLLITKDMVDKMRQGSVIVDLAAVNGGNCEVTENDKTIVYKGITVIGNSNLQSTQPMDASKMYAKNIVNFLKLFVNKEKQFNINLEDEIINACMIAENGAVRHKPTLALLGE
- a CDS encoding phosphatase PAP2 family protein, with the translated sequence MNLISAIDLKFSTWIQKNLHHPRLSWVLSRVNRGEMFALVLLPLMFLSDLYKPVYISLPFVLVFTYLTDRLVLVLKKYFARKRPLVSVMGKVDSNPDMKHSFPSAHSANSIVVSTILVFAFHETPYFFFFSLFAGVGRLVTLHHFVSDIVGGWIIGFGIGLSAVLIHYYLWPFVLTL